One region of Desulfovibrio aminophilus DSM 12254 genomic DNA includes:
- a CDS encoding 50S ribosomal protein L25, translated as MAKLMTLSVQERTETGKGPCHRLREQGFIPGVYYDEKGANVAVKVLELPLTKLYAKVGGSQVFELEIEKGGAKEVLPSLIWEMKMDPVKPRPQHVDFRGVDLNKEIRVHVAFELTGKPAGVVKGGVLELFRDTCEVVGKPLDIPEKILVDVSALDINESVHVASVPMPAGIKAVIDDNYAVAGVVVPAEEAEGEGEGEAPAAAAEPAKAAKAGE; from the coding sequence ATGGCGAAACTCATGACGTTGAGCGTGCAGGAGCGCACCGAGACGGGCAAGGGCCCCTGCCACCGCCTGCGTGAGCAGGGTTTCATCCCCGGCGTCTACTATGACGAAAAAGGCGCCAACGTGGCCGTCAAGGTCCTGGAGCTGCCCCTGACCAAGCTCTACGCCAAGGTCGGCGGCTCCCAAGTCTTCGAACTGGAGATCGAAAAGGGCGGCGCCAAGGAAGTGCTGCCTTCGCTCATCTGGGAAATGAAGATGGATCCGGTCAAGCCCCGTCCCCAGCACGTGGACTTCCGCGGCGTCGACCTGAACAAGGAGATCCGCGTCCATGTGGCCTTCGAACTCACCGGCAAGCCCGCCGGCGTGGTCAAGGGCGGTGTGCTCGAACTCTTCCGCGACACCTGTGAAGTGGTGGGCAAGCCTCTGGACATCCCGGAAAAGATTCTGGTCGACGTGAGCGCCCTGGACATCAACGAGAGCGTGCATGTGGCCAGCGTGCCCATGCCCGCCGGCATCAAGGCCGTGATCGACGACAACTACGCCGTGGCCGGCGTGGTCGTCCCGGCCGAAGAGGCCGAGGGCGAGGGTGAAGGCGAGGCTCCCGCCGCTGCCGCCGAGCCCGCCAAGGCCGCCAAGGCCGGAGAGTAG
- a CDS encoding ribose-phosphate diphosphokinase, translating to MHGELKIISGSANVSLSEAICEHLGCRLSPTLRETFSDGEIRIEIGENVRGDDVFVVQPTCSPVNFHLMELALMLDALKRASARRVTAVMPYYGYARQDRKVVPRAPISAKLVADMLTAAGMHRLVTIDLHAGQIQGFFNCPVDNLFAAPVFLDYLRRVDGDMVMVSPDAGGVERARAYAKRMNAGLAIIDKRRDAPNQAQAMNLIGSVKGKVAVVMDDMIDTAGTMCAAADVLMNNGAERVLACATHPVLSGPAIDRLENSAFSEVVVSNTIPLDGRKLACSKIKVLSMAALLAKAINNVHTESSVSVLFV from the coding sequence ATGCACGGGGAACTCAAAATCATCAGCGGATCGGCCAACGTTTCGCTGTCCGAGGCCATTTGCGAGCATCTCGGCTGCCGGCTTTCGCCCACGTTGCGCGAGACGTTCAGCGACGGCGAGATCCGCATCGAGATCGGCGAGAACGTCCGAGGCGACGACGTCTTCGTGGTCCAGCCGACCTGTTCGCCGGTGAATTTCCACCTCATGGAGCTGGCCCTCATGCTGGACGCCCTCAAGCGCGCCAGCGCCCGACGCGTGACAGCCGTGATGCCTTACTACGGCTATGCCCGCCAAGACCGCAAGGTCGTGCCCCGCGCGCCCATCAGCGCCAAACTGGTGGCCGACATGCTCACCGCCGCGGGCATGCACCGCCTGGTGACCATCGACCTGCACGCGGGCCAGATTCAGGGCTTCTTCAACTGCCCCGTGGACAACCTCTTCGCCGCGCCCGTGTTCCTCGACTACCTGCGCCGGGTGGACGGCGACATGGTCATGGTCTCGCCCGACGCGGGCGGCGTGGAACGCGCCCGCGCCTACGCCAAGCGCATGAACGCCGGGTTGGCGATCATCGACAAACGCCGAGACGCGCCCAACCAGGCCCAGGCCATGAACCTCATCGGCAGCGTCAAGGGCAAGGTGGCCGTGGTCATGGACGACATGATCGACACCGCCGGAACCATGTGCGCCGCCGCGGACGTGCTCATGAACAACGGCGCCGAGCGGGTTCTGGCCTGCGCCACGCACCCCGTCCTCTCCGGCCCGGCCATCGACCGCCTGGAGAACTCGGCCTTCAGCGAAGTGGTGGTCAGCAACACCATCCCCCTGGACGGCCGCAAGCTGGCCTGTTCCAAGATCAAGGTTCTGTCCATGGCCGCCCTGCTGGCCAAGGCCATCAACAACGTGCACACCGAATCCTCGGTGAGCGTGCTTTTCGTATAG
- a CDS encoding DegQ family serine endoprotease encodes MSFRKPSALLVLALLLALPIQAAAKASLPEFADLAERAGKAVVNISTVKTAPATNPLQEFLKNQPNSPFREFFDQFMGNMPMQPRKMSSLGSGFVISSDGYVATNNHVIADADQITVKLQENGKEYPAKIVGRDPETDLALLKIEAGDNLPVLSFGDSDALRVGEWVMAIGNPFGLGHTVTAGIISAKGRIIGQGAFDNFIQTDASINPGNSGGPLIDLDGRVIGINTAIIASGQGIGFAIPSNMAAKILDQLKSGKTPKRGWLGVTIQGVDENTAKALGLPGAKGALVSAVSPGDPADKAGVKAGDVILKVNGEPVEDSAALLRTIAGMAPGEKATLGIWRQGKEISRKVTLEERGPNIAAMERGQGQGGPQTKEQAAEEIGVSVRPVSPQEARALGMDKPQGLVITGVREGSPAAQSDVRPGDVVLEANQNPVSNVAEFQKIVREDGKKRGVVMLLLKRQGRNIFRTIGLE; translated from the coding sequence ATGTCATTCAGGAAACCGTCAGCCTTGCTCGTCCTGGCCCTGCTTCTGGCCCTGCCGATCCAGGCCGCGGCCAAGGCTTCCCTTCCCGAGTTCGCCGACTTGGCGGAACGCGCCGGAAAGGCCGTGGTCAACATCAGCACGGTGAAGACCGCTCCGGCCACCAACCCGCTCCAGGAATTCCTCAAGAACCAGCCCAACAGCCCCTTCCGCGAATTCTTCGACCAGTTCATGGGCAACATGCCCATGCAGCCGCGCAAGATGAGTTCGCTGGGCTCGGGCTTCGTCATTTCCTCCGACGGCTATGTCGCCACGAACAACCACGTCATCGCCGACGCCGACCAGATCACGGTCAAGCTCCAGGAAAACGGCAAGGAGTACCCGGCCAAAATCGTGGGCCGCGACCCCGAAACCGATCTGGCCCTGCTCAAGATCGAGGCCGGCGACAACCTGCCGGTGCTCTCCTTCGGCGATTCCGACGCCCTGCGTGTGGGCGAGTGGGTCATGGCCATCGGCAACCCCTTCGGCCTGGGCCACACCGTCACCGCCGGCATCATCAGCGCCAAGGGCCGGATCATCGGCCAGGGCGCCTTCGACAACTTCATCCAGACCGACGCCAGCATCAACCCCGGCAACTCCGGCGGCCCGCTCATCGACCTGGACGGCCGGGTCATCGGCATCAACACGGCCATCATCGCCTCCGGCCAGGGCATCGGTTTCGCCATCCCCAGCAACATGGCCGCCAAGATCCTGGACCAGCTCAAGTCCGGCAAGACGCCCAAGCGCGGCTGGCTGGGCGTGACCATCCAGGGCGTGGACGAGAACACGGCCAAGGCCCTGGGCCTGCCCGGCGCCAAGGGCGCGCTGGTTTCGGCCGTCTCGCCCGGCGACCCGGCGGACAAGGCCGGGGTCAAGGCCGGCGACGTCATCCTCAAGGTCAACGGCGAACCCGTGGAGGATTCCGCGGCCCTGCTGCGCACCATCGCGGGCATGGCCCCCGGCGAGAAGGCCACCCTGGGCATCTGGCGTCAGGGCAAGGAAATCTCCCGCAAGGTCACCCTGGAGGAGCGCGGCCCGAACATCGCGGCCATGGAGCGCGGACAGGGACAGGGCGGCCCGCAGACCAAGGAGCAGGCCGCCGAGGAGATCGGCGTGAGCGTGCGGCCGGTTTCGCCCCAGGAGGCCCGCGCCCTGGGCATGGACAAGCCGCAAGGGCTGGTCATCACCGGCGTGCGCGAGGGATCGCCCGCGGCCCAGTCCGACGTGCGGCCCGGCGACGTGGTCCTGGAGGCCAACCAGAATCCCGTTTCCAACGTTGCCGAGTTCCAGAAGATCGTGCGCGAGGACGGCAAGAAACGCGGCGTGGTCATGCTCCTGCTGAAACGGCAGGGCCGCAACATCTTCCGCACCATCGGGCTGGAATAG
- the rho gene encoding transcription termination factor Rho — translation MSNNGNDQDLTNGSSQNGGERLNLTDLKYKSMSELMDMAARYNVENPSGLRKQELIFALLQACASQNGQIFGEGVLEILPDGFGFLRSPMYSYMPGPDDIYVSPSQIRRFGLRKGDVISGQIRPPKEGERYFALLRVSEIGFEPPEYSKNLVLFDNLTPIYPNKRFKMENGGENYSSRVIDLLSPIGCGQRGIIVAPPRTGKTMLLQTIANSINANHPEVYLIVLLIDERPEEVTDMERTVRAEVISSTFDEPPTRHVQVTEMVLEKAKRLVERKRDVVILLDSITRLGRAYNAVTPSSGRVLSGGLDANAMQRPKRFFGAARNIEEGGSLTIIATALIDTGSRMDEVIFEEFKGTGNMEIYLDRHLSEKRVFPAIDINRSGTRKEELLLEEEVLNRVWILRKLLAPMNPIDSMEFLLGKMKGSKSNREFLNMMNK, via the coding sequence ATGAGCAACAACGGAAACGACCAAGACCTGACCAACGGCTCCTCCCAGAACGGCGGCGAACGGCTGAACCTCACCGACCTCAAGTACAAGAGCATGTCCGAACTCATGGACATGGCCGCCCGTTACAACGTGGAGAACCCCAGCGGCCTGCGCAAGCAGGAGTTGATCTTCGCCCTGCTCCAGGCCTGCGCCTCGCAGAACGGCCAGATCTTCGGCGAAGGCGTGCTGGAAATCCTGCCCGACGGCTTCGGCTTTCTCCGCTCTCCCATGTACAGCTACATGCCGGGCCCGGACGACATCTACGTCTCGCCCTCCCAGATCCGCCGTTTCGGCCTGCGCAAGGGCGACGTCATCTCCGGCCAGATCCGTCCGCCCAAGGAGGGTGAACGCTACTTCGCCCTGCTGCGCGTCTCGGAGATCGGCTTCGAGCCGCCGGAGTACTCCAAGAATCTGGTCCTCTTCGACAACCTCACCCCGATCTACCCGAACAAACGCTTCAAAATGGAAAACGGCGGCGAGAACTACTCCTCGCGCGTCATCGACCTGCTCTCGCCCATCGGCTGCGGCCAGCGCGGCATCATCGTGGCCCCGCCCCGCACCGGCAAGACCATGCTCCTGCAGACCATCGCCAACTCCATCAACGCCAACCACCCCGAGGTCTACCTCATCGTCCTGCTCATCGACGAGCGGCCCGAGGAAGTGACCGACATGGAGCGCACGGTCCGCGCCGAAGTCATCAGCTCCACCTTCGACGAGCCGCCGACCCGCCACGTGCAGGTCACGGAGATGGTCCTGGAGAAGGCCAAACGCCTAGTGGAACGCAAACGCGACGTGGTCATCCTGCTCGACTCCATCACCCGTCTCGGCCGGGCCTACAACGCCGTGACCCCGTCCTCCGGCCGCGTGCTCTCCGGCGGTCTGGACGCCAACGCCATGCAGCGGCCCAAGCGCTTCTTCGGCGCGGCCCGCAACATCGAGGAAGGCGGCAGCCTGACCATCATCGCCACCGCGCTCATCGACACCGGTTCACGCATGGACGAGGTCATCTTCGAGGAGTTCAAGGGCACCGGCAACATGGAGATATACCTGGACCGCCACCTCTCCGAGAAGCGTGTGTTCCCGGCCATCGACATCAACCGTTCCGGCACCCGCAAGGAGGAGCTGCTCCTGGAGGAGGAAGTCCTCAACCGGGTCTGGATCCTGCGCAAGCTCCTCGCGCCCATGAACCCCATCGACAGCATGGAGTTCCTCCTGGGCAAGATGAAAGGCTCCAAGAGCAACCGCGAATTCCTGAACATGATGAACAAGTAG
- a CDS encoding chloride channel protein encodes MSTLADLPRRALALLVSLRHARSLRWLAYGVVVGAVTGLVAAAYFWAVEYFRTVLLHDLAGLSLPAPAGEQLHHATPLGAYRPWLVPLFTGAVGLITGYVVQRFIPETVSGGTDGTDATIKAFHQQGGLIRPLVPIIRGVASIFTIASGGSAGREGPITQMGAGLGSWFAQRLKLSARERRLLLLAGAAGGLGAIFRAPLGGALTAVEVIYREDFEAEALLPSIMSSVTAYSVFTFFFGSEPIFGIPHFEFRDPRELFFYTALALACAGAGWLYVRTFRWFKFRIFFPLKEKVGLMWTTALGGLGAGLLGAFFPQVLSGGYGWLELAILGQIPALMLFAIVIGKTMATSMTIGSGMSGGMFAPALFVGGMSGGVVGQLAHQWWPDIARQPGGYVLVGMAAFFAGIAKAPIGPLVMVCELTKGYGLLAPLMLASALCIVLCRKVSLYEHQVDDKFDSPAHVSDATINVLEHLTVEGRFTPSRVTILEEGTTLKALTDIIANTAQICFPVRDRTGRFTGILSIHDVRRLLFEEGLFDLVVVHDLAGRVALLKPDDDLYTALLLFVDTDYDQIPVVSPDDPHALVGLMNREDVFKAYATTIRSLREDAV; translated from the coding sequence ATGAGCACCCTCGCCGACCTGCCGCGACGCGCACTGGCCCTCCTGGTCTCCCTGCGCCATGCCCGTTCCCTGCGCTGGCTGGCGTACGGCGTGGTGGTCGGCGCCGTCACCGGCCTGGTGGCCGCGGCCTATTTCTGGGCCGTGGAATATTTCCGCACCGTGCTGCTGCACGATCTGGCCGGGCTGAGCCTGCCCGCCCCGGCCGGGGAACAATTGCACCACGCCACCCCGCTGGGGGCCTACCGTCCCTGGCTCGTGCCCCTGTTCACCGGGGCCGTGGGCCTGATCACCGGCTACGTGGTGCAGCGCTTCATCCCCGAAACCGTCAGCGGCGGCACCGACGGCACCGACGCCACCATCAAGGCCTTTCACCAGCAAGGCGGCCTGATCCGGCCCCTGGTGCCGATCATCCGGGGCGTGGCCTCGATCTTCACCATCGCCTCCGGCGGCAGCGCCGGGCGCGAGGGCCCCATCACCCAGATGGGCGCGGGCCTGGGTTCCTGGTTCGCCCAGCGGCTCAAGCTCTCGGCCCGGGAGCGCCGACTGCTCCTGCTGGCCGGGGCGGCCGGCGGCCTGGGGGCCATCTTCCGGGCCCCGCTGGGCGGCGCGCTCACGGCCGTGGAGGTCATCTACCGCGAGGACTTCGAGGCCGAGGCCCTGCTGCCCTCGATCATGTCCTCGGTGACGGCCTACTCCGTGTTCACCTTCTTCTTCGGCTCCGAACCCATCTTCGGCATCCCGCACTTCGAATTCCGCGACCCCCGGGAGCTGTTCTTCTACACGGCGCTGGCCCTGGCCTGCGCCGGGGCGGGCTGGCTCTACGTGCGGACCTTCCGCTGGTTCAAGTTCCGGATATTCTTCCCGCTCAAGGAAAAGGTGGGGCTCATGTGGACCACGGCCCTGGGCGGCCTGGGCGCGGGACTCCTGGGCGCGTTCTTCCCCCAGGTCCTGTCCGGCGGCTACGGCTGGCTGGAACTGGCCATCCTCGGGCAGATCCCGGCCCTGATGCTCTTCGCCATCGTCATCGGCAAGACCATGGCCACCTCCATGACCATCGGCTCGGGCATGAGCGGCGGCATGTTCGCCCCGGCCCTGTTCGTGGGCGGCATGAGCGGCGGCGTGGTGGGCCAGCTGGCCCACCAGTGGTGGCCGGACATCGCGCGCCAGCCCGGAGGCTACGTGTTGGTGGGCATGGCGGCCTTCTTCGCGGGCATCGCCAAGGCCCCCATCGGCCCGCTGGTCATGGTCTGCGAGCTGACCAAGGGCTACGGCCTGCTGGCTCCGCTCATGCTGGCCTCGGCCCTGTGCATCGTGCTCTGCCGCAAGGTCTCGCTCTACGAGCATCAGGTGGACGACAAATTCGACTCCCCGGCCCACGTGTCCGACGCCACCATCAACGTGTTGGAACATCTCACCGTAGAGGGCCGCTTCACCCCCTCCCGGGTCACGATCCTCGAGGAGGGAACGACCCTCAAGGCCCTCACGGACATCATCGCCAACACGGCCCAGATCTGCTTCCCGGTGCGCGACCGAACCGGACGCTTCACCGGCATCCTCTCCATCCACGACGTGCGCCGCCTGCTCTTCGAGGAAGGACTCTTCGACCTGGTGGTGGTCCACGATCTGGCCGGACGCGTGGCCCTGCTCAAGCCCGACGACGACCTCTACACCGCGCTGCTGCTCTTCGTGGACACGGACTACGACCAAATTCCCGTGGTCTCGCCCGACGATCCCCACGCCCTGGTCGGCCTCATGAACCGCGAAGACGTGTTCAAGGCCTACGCCACGACCATCCGCTCCCTGCGCGAAGACGCGGTCTGA
- a CDS encoding M48 family metalloprotease yields MRNAAHISCSLLLALLLVLLPAVQARAAWGDFTISDEIEAGRKFDAYVRSNMPLVEDTEVTTYVNGLVKRLVDHVPPQPFRFTTTVIQNGSMNAFAVPGGYVYVFTGLILNLQTEDQVAAVLAHELAHVTEHHVAKRMADMRLASIGAIAGTLAGAFLGIAGGGANMQNLGGALMMGSQAGAASAFLKYTNENEREADHQGLNFMSASGYNPLAMAETFDIMQKARWYVSNDKIPSYLSTHPALPDRVAYIKDRVARMPQEVTRRKADNTAFLRVQTLVRARLQAADVALAWYNNKGDLTPLDQLGLAVVQARVNRIGEAERTFQKALAAMPNDPLALRETGIFYFRQGDFQKAQPLLQKALVLRPSDALTLFYNARLLGEYKQYPAAIASMRQVVKDLPDDPEVRYHMGRLLGESGDQFGGHLNLAYSFELQGNRKQAEFHLEKARSMATNPDQKKQVEEFDAFRKEREELRM; encoded by the coding sequence ATGCGAAACGCCGCCCACATCTCGTGCAGTCTGCTCCTGGCCCTGCTGCTGGTGCTGCTCCCCGCCGTCCAGGCCCGGGCCGCCTGGGGCGACTTCACCATCTCCGACGAGATCGAGGCCGGGCGGAAGTTCGACGCCTACGTGCGCAGCAACATGCCCCTGGTGGAGGACACCGAGGTCACGACCTACGTGAACGGTCTGGTCAAGCGCCTCGTGGATCACGTGCCGCCCCAGCCCTTCCGCTTCACGACCACGGTGATCCAGAACGGCTCCATGAACGCCTTCGCCGTTCCCGGCGGCTACGTCTACGTCTTCACCGGCCTGATCCTGAACCTCCAGACCGAGGATCAGGTGGCAGCCGTGCTGGCCCACGAACTGGCCCACGTCACCGAGCACCACGTGGCCAAGCGCATGGCGGATATGCGGCTGGCCAGCATCGGGGCCATCGCGGGCACCCTGGCCGGGGCCTTCCTGGGCATCGCCGGCGGCGGGGCCAACATGCAGAACCTCGGTGGAGCCCTGATGATGGGCTCCCAGGCCGGAGCGGCCTCGGCCTTCCTCAAATACACCAATGAGAACGAACGCGAGGCCGACCACCAGGGCCTCAACTTCATGTCCGCCTCGGGCTACAATCCCCTGGCAATGGCCGAGACCTTCGACATCATGCAGAAGGCCCGCTGGTACGTGAGCAACGACAAGATCCCCTCCTACCTCTCCACCCACCCCGCGCTGCCCGACCGCGTGGCCTACATCAAGGACCGTGTGGCCCGGATGCCCCAGGAGGTGACCCGCCGCAAGGCCGACAACACCGCCTTCCTGCGCGTGCAGACCCTGGTGCGGGCCAGGCTCCAGGCCGCGGACGTGGCCCTGGCCTGGTACAACAACAAGGGTGACCTGACCCCCCTGGACCAGTTGGGGCTGGCCGTGGTGCAGGCCAGGGTGAACCGCATCGGCGAGGCCGAGCGGACCTTCCAGAAGGCCCTTGCGGCCATGCCCAACGATCCCCTGGCGCTGCGCGAAACCGGCATCTTCTACTTCCGCCAGGGCGACTTCCAGAAGGCCCAGCCCCTGCTCCAGAAGGCCCTGGTCCTCAGGCCCTCGGACGCCCTGACCCTGTTCTACAACGCCCGGCTCCTGGGCGAGTACAAGCAATACCCGGCGGCCATCGCCTCCATGCGCCAGGTGGTCAAGGATCTGCCGGACGACCCCGAAGTGCGCTACCACATGGGCCGGCTCCTGGGCGAATCCGGGGACCAGTTCGGCGGCCATCTCAACCTGGCCTACTCCTTCGAACTCCAAGGCAACCGCAAACAGGCCGAGTTCCACCTGGAGAAGGCCCGCTCCATGGCCACGAACCCGGACCAGAAGAAGCAGGTGGAGGAGTTCGACGCCTTCCGCAAGGAACGCGAAGAGCTGCGCATGTGA
- a CDS encoding bifunctional riboflavin kinase/FAD synthetase has product MIVARTLQELEGAIAGSCVTIGNFDGVHLGHQKLIDQTCRRARAQGLVSVVVTFEPHPLRVLLGSRTPPFITLMEQKLELIGSLGPNVTLVLNFTREMAALSPDEFVREYLVRGLSVRELIIGYDYAMGKGRSGNYETLKVLGRTYGFRVERLEPVTLGDAVVSSTRIRDMVQAGEVWEARPLLGRFYQVRGEVIQGHNRGGKLLGFPTANLRLVDELVPQTGVYAVWVEVDDAVLPGVANIGTNPTFGNTAVSVEAHIMNFKGDLYGRRIRVHFVQRLRSERKFENLDALRARIQADIDLAGRILSEPEAQPATLPREATRSGPGR; this is encoded by the coding sequence ATGATCGTGGCCAGAACCCTCCAGGAGCTGGAAGGCGCCATCGCCGGCTCCTGTGTCACCATAGGCAATTTCGACGGCGTACACCTGGGGCACCAGAAACTCATCGACCAGACCTGCCGCCGGGCCCGGGCCCAAGGCCTGGTCAGCGTGGTCGTGACCTTCGAGCCCCACCCCCTGCGCGTTCTCCTGGGCAGCCGCACCCCGCCCTTCATCACCCTCATGGAACAGAAGCTGGAACTCATCGGCTCGCTCGGTCCCAACGTCACCCTGGTCCTCAACTTCACCCGCGAAATGGCCGCCCTCTCGCCGGACGAGTTCGTGCGTGAATATCTCGTGCGGGGCCTTTCCGTGCGCGAGCTGATCATCGGCTACGACTACGCCATGGGCAAGGGCCGCTCGGGCAACTACGAAACCCTCAAGGTTCTGGGCCGGACTTACGGCTTCCGGGTGGAGCGCCTGGAGCCCGTGACCCTGGGCGACGCAGTGGTCAGCTCCACGCGCATCCGCGACATGGTCCAGGCCGGGGAGGTCTGGGAGGCCCGGCCGCTGCTGGGCCGCTTCTACCAGGTGCGCGGCGAAGTCATCCAGGGCCACAACCGGGGCGGCAAGCTTTTGGGCTTCCCTACCGCCAACCTCAGGCTGGTGGACGAACTGGTGCCCCAGACCGGCGTCTACGCCGTCTGGGTCGAGGTCGACGACGCAGTGCTTCCCGGCGTGGCCAACATCGGCACCAACCCCACCTTCGGCAACACGGCCGTCTCGGTGGAGGCCCACATCATGAACTTCAAGGGCGACCTCTACGGCCGCCGCATCCGGGTGCATTTCGTCCAGCGTCTGCGCTCCGAACGCAAGTTCGAAAACCTGGACGCCCTGCGCGCGCGCATCCAGGCCGACATCGATCTGGCCGGGCGCATCCTCTCCGAGCCCGAGGCCCAGCCCGCCACCCTCCCCCGGGAGGCAACCCGTTCCGGCCCGGGCAGATGA
- the ispE gene encoding 4-(cytidine 5'-diphospho)-2-C-methyl-D-erythritol kinase, giving the protein MTFAATLTAPAKINLFLRILGRRADGYHELDTLFLPLAEPRDVLEVTPGAPGSGLTLSCADHALEGPDNLVVKAWRRYAEATGFAPDLAVRLTKGIPTGAGLGGGSSDAASMLLFLNAQAGAAALPGDRLSALAANLGADVPFFLLGRPARAGGIGDRLTPTEPDLDGLTLVLVCPDVRVPTAWAYARFDETAAKDRPPTAPGFLTSDERGTKNPSSLLPLTLFNDFENVVFPAFPELRRIKERLIAAGAAAAAMSGSGASIFALFRQKETALETARNLARGQDRTYVQDFHWGVAKR; this is encoded by the coding sequence ATGACGTTCGCGGCGACCCTCACGGCTCCGGCCAAGATCAACCTCTTCCTGCGCATCCTCGGCCGTCGCGCCGACGGCTACCACGAACTGGACACTCTCTTCCTGCCTCTCGCCGAGCCCCGCGACGTTCTGGAGGTCACCCCGGGGGCCCCGGGATCGGGCCTGACGCTGTCCTGCGCGGACCACGCCCTGGAGGGCCCCGACAACTTGGTGGTCAAGGCCTGGCGACGCTACGCCGAGGCCACGGGCTTCGCCCCGGACTTGGCCGTGCGCCTGACGAAAGGCATTCCCACGGGTGCGGGACTGGGCGGCGGCAGCTCGGACGCGGCGTCCATGCTGCTCTTTCTCAACGCCCAGGCCGGGGCCGCCGCGCTCCCGGGCGACCGGCTCTCGGCGCTGGCCGCGAACCTCGGCGCGGACGTGCCTTTTTTTCTCCTGGGCCGTCCGGCGCGCGCCGGGGGCATCGGCGACCGCCTGACCCCGACGGAGCCGGACCTCGACGGCCTGACCCTGGTGCTGGTCTGTCCGGATGTGCGCGTCCCCACGGCCTGGGCCTACGCCCGTTTCGACGAGACCGCCGCCAAGGACCGCCCGCCAACGGCTCCAGGATTCTTGACAAGCGATGAAAGGGGGACTAAAAACCCAAGTTCCCTTTTGCCCCTGACCCTGTTCAACGACTTCGAGAACGTTGTTTTCCCGGCGTTCCCGGAACTCAGGCGGATCAAGGAGAGGCTCATCGCGGCCGGGGCGGCCGCGGCGGCCATGAGCGGGAGCGGAGCCAGCATCTTCGCCCTGTTCCGGCAAAAGGAAACAGCGTTGGAGACTGCCCGGAACCTGGCGCGGGGCCAGGACCGCACGTATGTCCAGGACTTCCACTGGGGTGTGGCCAAGCGGTAA
- a CDS encoding CarD family transcriptional regulator, translating to MFQINQLVVYPSQGVGRVERIESQVIGGVKADFYIVRILSNNVTLMVPVKNAPNVGLRPVCSLRTGQAIFESLRDRSDFTGYTGQNWNRRYREYSEKLKSGDLADVAYVLKELFLIGKDKELSFGERRLLEQAMNLVSMELAYAVNRDQEDIKAGITEMFSDVLQLREKEKSEKRA from the coding sequence GTGTTTCAGATCAATCAGCTGGTCGTCTATCCCTCGCAGGGCGTGGGCCGGGTGGAGCGTATCGAAAGCCAAGTCATCGGCGGGGTCAAGGCCGATTTCTACATCGTGCGTATTCTCTCCAACAACGTGACCCTCATGGTCCCGGTGAAAAACGCGCCCAACGTCGGACTGCGCCCGGTGTGCAGCCTGCGCACCGGCCAGGCCATCTTCGAATCCCTGCGCGACCGTTCCGACTTCACCGGCTACACCGGCCAGAACTGGAACCGCCGCTATCGCGAATACTCGGAAAAACTGAAAAGCGGCGACTTGGCGGATGTGGCGTACGTACTCAAGGAACTCTTCCTCATCGGCAAGGACAAGGAGCTGTCCTTCGGGGAGAGGCGGCTCCTGGAACAGGCCATGAACCTCGTCTCCATGGAATTGGCCTACGCCGTCAACAGGGATCAGGAGGACATCAAGGCCGGGATCACCGAGATGTTCAGCGACGTCTTGCAGCTTCGGGAGAAGGAAAAGTCGGAAAAGCGGGCCTGA
- the pth gene encoding aminoacyl-tRNA hydrolase, with protein sequence MTLKGILAGLGNPGMEYAETRHNYGFLLVDHLLGMARARKSMRLTPLQESGDALAYTANLGGAPWLLLKPMTYMNRSGLAVGRFARRFGLQPEAVVVVHDELDLPLGRMKLKRGGSSAGHNGVASIIEELGGPDFWRLRLGIGRPTVKRDMAGWVLETFAPEERAVVAEVLPAAAKGLDIFLRRGEALAVQFLNAFRVKGNEDAPGMDSAGDS encoded by the coding sequence ATGACGCTCAAAGGCATCCTCGCCGGACTGGGCAACCCGGGAATGGAGTACGCGGAGACCCGCCACAACTACGGCTTCCTCCTCGTGGATCACCTCCTGGGCATGGCCCGCGCACGCAAGAGCATGCGCCTGACTCCGCTTCAGGAAAGCGGCGACGCCTTGGCCTACACGGCCAACCTCGGCGGGGCGCCCTGGCTGCTGCTCAAGCCCATGACCTACATGAACCGGAGCGGACTGGCGGTGGGCCGTTTCGCCCGGCGTTTCGGACTGCAGCCCGAGGCCGTGGTCGTGGTCCACGACGAGCTGGATCTGCCCCTGGGCCGCATGAAGCTCAAGCGCGGCGGTTCCTCGGCCGGCCACAACGGCGTGGCCTCGATCATCGAGGAACTGGGCGGGCCGGACTTCTGGCGCCTGCGTCTGGGCATCGGCAGACCGACGGTCAAACGCGACATGGCGGGCTGGGTTCTGGAGACCTTCGCACCGGAGGAGCGCGCGGTCGTCGCCGAGGTGTTGCCCGCCGCCGCGAAGGGACTGGACATTTTCCTGCGGCGCGGCGAGGCCCTGGCCGTGCAGTTCCTGAACGCCTTCCGGGTAAAAGGAAATGAGGACGCCCCCGGCATGGACTCCGCCGGAGATTCTTGA